The following are encoded in a window of Bdellovibrio svalbardensis genomic DNA:
- a CDS encoding CidA/LrgA family protein — protein MLLALFILLSFQLLGEGTVQLFHLFIPGPVLGMVYFFLALLLWKPMKGHVESLTQFITTHLSLFYIPAGVGLIEYFDLFGKYGVGMVLTIIFSTTITIVATALIFHWVLKCSGKGESHD, from the coding sequence CCTCTTTATATTACTATCCTTTCAACTTCTTGGTGAGGGGACTGTCCAGCTTTTCCATTTGTTTATCCCGGGCCCTGTCTTGGGAATGGTTTATTTCTTTTTGGCCCTGCTTTTGTGGAAGCCAATGAAGGGCCACGTTGAAAGTCTGACCCAGTTTATTACCACTCATTTATCTTTGTTCTATATTCCAGCCGGTGTGGGGTTGATCGAGTACTTTGATCTTTTTGGCAAATATGGAGTGGGGATGGTGCTGACAATTATTTTCAGCACGACGATCACCATTGTCGCCACCGCGCTGATTTTCCACTGGGTTTTGAAGTGCTCGGGCAAAGGGGAATCTCATGATTGA
- a CDS encoding methyl-accepting chemotaxis protein: MKFNTKVMLSIALACIICTAAAVFVSSSRISAQGEQQLIEKSKAILSRLEAVRSYVAAQGGLDASIEKAVSTYADGNLPKDAKHTILKQVPIFAAMKVGAEGAKEEGYTFRIFSDEPRNPDNKATASEMEIYKRFLENPELREISTSTEQDIIVYRPVRLSASQGCMNCHGDPAKSPWKNGKDILGYQMENWSDGKLHGAFGVISSKAEIKAAAASATWYIIAWSGGLSVVALLLAFVILRPPMKALSGIAEKLQDAGTGVAQASVEISKSSSDLSAAATTAAASLEETTAATEEMSSMIRMNAEHTNGARTLAEQAQVKARTGKDEVEKLIVSMDEIAKSSKKIEEIITVIDDIAFQTNLLALNAAVEAARAGEQGKGFAVVAEAVRALAQRSATSAKEISGLIKDSVEKIENGHEVVQASGSMLNEIVLQIEKLTSLNIEISTASTEQAQGVTSINASINDLDRVTQSNAAAAEECAASAEVLTKRSKQMHNMVQELITIIEGPQSASGPSNEFEKKAAHAA; the protein is encoded by the coding sequence ATGAAGTTCAACACCAAGGTAATGTTAAGCATCGCACTCGCTTGTATCATCTGTACTGCTGCTGCTGTTTTTGTTTCATCGTCACGTATTTCTGCGCAAGGAGAACAGCAACTGATTGAGAAATCAAAAGCGATTCTCTCCCGCCTGGAAGCAGTTCGGTCCTATGTCGCCGCTCAAGGTGGATTGGATGCAAGTATTGAAAAGGCGGTCAGTACTTATGCCGATGGAAATCTTCCCAAGGATGCGAAGCACACAATTCTAAAACAAGTTCCTATTTTTGCCGCGATGAAAGTGGGGGCGGAAGGTGCTAAAGAAGAAGGTTATACTTTCCGTATTTTTTCAGATGAGCCTCGCAATCCAGATAACAAAGCCACCGCTTCTGAGATGGAAATCTATAAGAGGTTTTTAGAAAATCCTGAACTGCGTGAGATCTCTACTTCGACCGAGCAGGACATCATTGTGTACCGTCCTGTCAGATTGTCAGCGTCACAAGGTTGTATGAATTGTCATGGTGATCCGGCAAAATCTCCGTGGAAAAACGGCAAAGATATTTTGGGTTATCAAATGGAAAACTGGTCTGATGGAAAACTCCATGGAGCCTTTGGTGTGATCTCCAGCAAAGCAGAAATTAAAGCCGCTGCAGCAAGTGCGACTTGGTATATTATCGCTTGGTCAGGCGGTCTGTCGGTTGTTGCATTGTTATTGGCATTTGTAATTTTGCGACCTCCAATGAAGGCCCTTTCAGGAATTGCTGAAAAACTTCAGGATGCGGGAACGGGTGTGGCCCAAGCCAGTGTTGAGATCTCCAAATCATCAAGTGACTTGAGTGCCGCCGCGACAACGGCAGCGGCATCCCTGGAAGAAACGACGGCAGCGACAGAGGAAATGTCGAGCATGATTCGCATGAATGCGGAACATACCAATGGAGCCAGGACCTTGGCGGAGCAGGCGCAAGTCAAAGCTCGAACTGGAAAAGACGAAGTTGAAAAATTAATTGTGTCGATGGACGAGATTGCCAAGAGTTCTAAAAAAATTGAAGAGATTATCACCGTCATCGATGATATCGCCTTCCAGACGAATCTTTTGGCATTGAATGCCGCTGTCGAGGCAGCTCGAGCTGGAGAACAAGGAAAAGGGTTCGCAGTTGTTGCCGAGGCCGTGCGCGCTTTGGCACAAAGAAGTGCGACGTCAGCGAAAGAGATTTCCGGTCTTATCAAAGACAGTGTTGAGAAAATTGAGAATGGTCATGAAGTCGTTCAAGCCAGTGGATCCATGTTGAATGAAATCGTCTTGCAGATTGAAAAGCTCACTTCGTTGAATATCGAAATCTCCACCGCGAGCACAGAGCAGGCTCAGGGGGTCACTTCGATCAACGCGTCTATTAATGACCTAGATCGCGTCACGCAGAGTAATGCGGCGGCGGCTGAAGAATGTGCTGCCTCAGCAGAAGTTCTCACTAAACGATCAAAGCAAATGCACAACATGGTCCAAGAGCTAATTACAATTATTGAGGGGCCGCAGAGTGCGTCTGGTCCTTCGAATGAATTCGAAAAAAAGGCAGCTCACGCTGCCTAG
- the hemN gene encoding oxygen-independent coproporphyrinogen III oxidase, translating to MIKDLLAKYDVPAPRYTSYPTVPYWEINPTTDQWVSHLKATLQEGQGGWSLYLHIPYCESLCTFCGCNNIITKDHKKEYPYVDMVLKEWQLYLDQVPELLQKPLKHIHLGGGTPTFLSAEALTQLLRPILTRVKIDPNDFEGSIEVDPRRTNAEQLKALRELGFTRVSMGVQDFNPEVQRLVNRIQPYEITANLTNAARDMGYSSVNFDLIYGLAKQTAESIRETAELTVKLRPDRIALYSFALVPWIKPQQRLFKDEDLPKATEKRELYEIARGILLKAGYIEVGMDHFALATDNLSIALKEKRLHRNFMGYTDQRTDVLLGLGVSSISETPYSFHQNEKVLPLYEAALNEGRLPTLRGHVLTEEDRVRRQQILTLMTQYEVDFVSEEQEEASKQFLQEMLNDHLVEIHHHKLIVKEKGRPFLRNACVFFDERLKAKQPQTKIFSQSI from the coding sequence ATGATCAAAGACCTTTTGGCCAAATACGACGTCCCAGCTCCCCGTTACACGTCCTATCCGACAGTTCCTTACTGGGAAATCAATCCCACCACTGACCAATGGGTGAGTCACTTGAAGGCGACCCTTCAAGAAGGTCAGGGCGGCTGGTCTTTGTATCTGCATATTCCTTACTGTGAATCATTGTGCACCTTCTGCGGTTGCAACAACATCATCACTAAAGACCACAAAAAAGAATATCCTTACGTGGATATGGTCCTGAAAGAGTGGCAACTTTATTTGGATCAAGTTCCTGAGCTACTTCAGAAGCCTTTGAAACATATCCATTTGGGAGGCGGAACTCCAACCTTCCTGTCAGCTGAGGCCTTGACTCAACTTCTTCGTCCGATTTTGACTCGTGTGAAAATTGATCCGAATGATTTCGAGGGCTCTATTGAAGTGGACCCTCGCCGCACCAACGCTGAGCAATTAAAGGCTCTGCGTGAATTGGGTTTCACTCGTGTCAGCATGGGTGTTCAAGATTTCAATCCAGAGGTTCAACGCCTGGTGAACCGCATTCAACCTTATGAAATCACAGCAAACTTAACAAATGCCGCTCGCGATATGGGTTATTCTTCAGTGAACTTCGACTTGATCTATGGTCTGGCGAAGCAAACGGCAGAATCTATCCGCGAAACAGCGGAATTGACCGTAAAACTTCGTCCAGATCGCATTGCCTTGTACAGCTTTGCCTTGGTTCCATGGATCAAACCACAGCAGCGCTTGTTCAAAGACGAAGATCTTCCTAAGGCGACGGAAAAGCGTGAGCTTTATGAGATTGCTCGCGGCATCCTGCTGAAAGCTGGCTATATCGAAGTCGGTATGGACCACTTTGCCTTAGCAACTGACAATCTGAGTATCGCCTTGAAAGAAAAGCGTCTCCACAGAAACTTCATGGGTTATACCGATCAACGCACCGACGTGTTGCTGGGCCTCGGAGTTTCTTCTATTTCTGAAACTCCTTACAGCTTCCATCAGAACGAAAAAGTTTTGCCATTGTATGAGGCGGCTTTGAACGAAGGGCGTTTGCCAACTCTGCGTGGGCATGTCTTGACTGAAGAAGATCGTGTTCGTCGCCAGCAGATCTTAACTTTGATGACTCAGTATGAAGTTGATTTTGTCAGCGAAGAACAAGAGGAAGCATCGAAGCAATTCCTTCAAGAGATGCTGAATGACCATTTGGTTGAAATTCATCATCACAAGCTGATCGTGAAAGAAAAAGGTCGTCCGTTCTTGCGCAATGCCTGTGTCTTTTTCGATGAGCGCCTGAAGGCCAAGCAACCTCAAACGAAGATTTTCTCTCAATCTATATGA
- the hemH gene encoding ferrochelatase has protein sequence MAKTGVILFNIGTPRSYEVNDVKEYLLDFLMDKDVINLPFIIRWPLVHGIIVPRRAPFSAENYRKVWMSEGSPLWVYSKHFAEKLQTEMGADYSIKLGMRYSEPSIETSLKEFAAKKVDSIILVPMFPQYADATTGSMLKEFERVRKKHGIQIPTKTLRDFYQDDSFIQPSVEILEESLESKKIDHYLFSFHGLPESHIRRNEGCLRSEDCCFEKSACEKPCYRAQCFATATKIAESLNLQSSHWSVSFQSRLGRAEWLKPSTEHSLEVLAKTDKKNVAVICPSFVADCIETLEEIAMGGAETFKHAGGDNLYVIPCVNEDDRWVKGFASKLKEI, from the coding sequence ATGGCTAAAACCGGTGTAATTCTTTTTAACATTGGGACACCTCGTTCTTATGAGGTGAATGACGTCAAAGAGTATCTTCTGGATTTCCTCATGGATAAGGACGTCATCAATTTACCTTTTATTATTCGCTGGCCCTTGGTTCATGGCATCATCGTCCCTCGGCGCGCGCCCTTTTCAGCGGAAAACTATAGAAAAGTTTGGATGAGCGAAGGCTCGCCGCTATGGGTTTACTCAAAACACTTTGCGGAAAAACTTCAAACCGAGATGGGTGCTGATTACAGCATCAAATTGGGCATGCGTTACAGTGAACCCTCCATTGAGACCTCTCTCAAGGAGTTCGCAGCTAAAAAAGTGGATTCCATCATTTTAGTTCCGATGTTCCCGCAATATGCCGATGCTACCACTGGCTCCATGCTGAAAGAGTTTGAACGCGTTAGAAAGAAGCACGGCATTCAAATTCCGACCAAAACTTTGCGTGATTTTTACCAAGATGACAGCTTTATTCAGCCCTCCGTGGAAATCCTTGAAGAGAGTCTGGAAAGTAAAAAGATTGATCACTATCTGTTTTCTTTCCATGGACTTCCCGAAAGTCATATTCGCAGAAATGAAGGATGCTTACGCTCTGAAGACTGCTGCTTTGAAAAATCAGCTTGTGAAAAACCTTGTTACCGCGCGCAGTGTTTTGCCACGGCGACCAAGATCGCTGAAAGCCTGAATCTGCAGTCATCCCACTGGAGTGTTTCATTCCAATCCAGACTGGGCCGAGCGGAATGGCTTAAGCCGTCCACAGAACACAGTTTGGAAGTTCTAGCGAAAACCGACAAGAAGAACGTCGCCGTCATCTGCCCATCGTTTGTTGCGGATTGCATCGAAACTTTGGAAGAAATCGCCATGGGCGGTGCTGAAACCTTCAAACATGCCGGTGGCGACAACCTTTACGTCATCCCCTGTGTCAATGAAGACGACCGCTGGGTTAAAGGCTTCGCCTCCAAACTTAAAGAGATCTAG
- a CDS encoding LrgB family protein: protein MIEIFSLILTLGVYLASRKASTKLNNHPLLSPAVLSILIISAILLIFKIPYREYFQGARPIHFMLGPATVSLALPLFAQLEKLKKLLVPLCLSLIVGSVIGIFSAVLIGASFGLPHEILLSLAPKSVTTPIAMGVSEKIGGIASLSTVFVMITGLFGAAIATSILGMVKVKDPAVKGFALGLASHGLGTARAFQVSSVAGAFAGLAMALNGLMTAILVPLLLFLIP, encoded by the coding sequence ATGATTGAGATCTTCTCGCTTATTCTGACCTTGGGAGTCTATTTGGCTTCGCGAAAAGCCAGCACGAAGCTGAACAATCATCCTCTGCTCAGTCCCGCGGTGCTCTCGATCCTGATTATTTCGGCAATCCTTTTGATATTTAAAATTCCCTATAGAGAGTATTTCCAGGGAGCTCGCCCGATTCATTTTATGTTGGGGCCGGCAACGGTGTCTTTGGCGTTGCCACTCTTTGCCCAGTTGGAAAAATTGAAGAAGCTGCTGGTCCCACTGTGCCTCTCTTTGATAGTGGGCTCTGTGATTGGAATTTTTAGCGCGGTATTGATTGGGGCTTCGTTTGGTTTACCTCACGAAATTCTTTTGTCCTTGGCGCCGAAATCTGTGACCACTCCGATTGCTATGGGTGTATCTGAAAAAATCGGGGGCATCGCTTCACTGTCGACAGTGTTTGTGATGATCACAGGTCTTTTTGGTGCGGCGATTGCGACGTCTATTTTGGGCATGGTCAAAGTCAAAGACCCTGCAGTGAAGGGCTTTGCTTTGGGGTTGGCTTCTCATGGTTTGGGTACAGCTCGCGCTTTTCAGGTGTCTTCGGTAGCAGGTGCCTTTGCTGGATTGGCAATGGCCTTGAATGGCTTGATGACAGCGATTCTTGTTCCTCTTTTGTTGTTTTTAATTCCCTAG
- a CDS encoding protoporphyrinogen/coproporphyrinogen oxidase — MKKISVIGAGFAGLTVSLRLAQKGYAVDLYESSSRVGGLLGTDRTEHGIAEHAANALIRTERAEKLFQELGITPSYPLDSSKKRFIFRYTPRKWPLTFLETLFFISKFLPKFLFSKSSLKPRDQETLENWGRRNLGATATEYLLGPAMQGIYGNEISGLSSKLILSPLFSGRREKYKGLLTGPGGMQDLINKIELRLKELGVHIHTNSSVDLKNLQGVVIIATPANVAAQLLEDTHAELSAILTKIRMSSLMSSTLFFSKAQETYKGFGCLIPRGFGIKTMGILMNSYIFKDRDKTYNETWIMGGVKEEQLLEMSDEAILKLIAEERFQVLGAKQSLLEYRINRWNKALPYYDLHLEEAQKKMADLNLTLAIEADAKKIFLHGNYLSGIGLSKILERSDLLAAEIGRQHG; from the coding sequence ATGAAAAAAATCAGCGTGATCGGAGCCGGCTTTGCGGGACTGACAGTGTCCCTCAGGCTGGCTCAAAAAGGCTATGCAGTAGATCTTTACGAAAGCAGCTCTCGGGTCGGAGGCCTTTTAGGCACCGATCGAACTGAGCACGGTATTGCAGAGCATGCCGCCAACGCCTTGATTCGCACAGAACGCGCTGAGAAGCTTTTCCAGGAGCTGGGCATTACTCCCAGCTATCCCCTCGATTCTTCAAAGAAACGCTTTATCTTCCGATACACGCCCAGAAAATGGCCACTGACTTTTCTTGAAACTCTTTTCTTTATCAGCAAGTTTCTACCGAAATTTTTATTCTCTAAAAGCTCCCTCAAACCCCGCGACCAGGAGACTTTGGAAAACTGGGGGCGCCGCAACCTGGGCGCCACTGCGACGGAGTACTTGCTGGGTCCCGCGATGCAGGGAATTTACGGCAATGAGATCTCAGGGCTGAGTTCAAAACTGATCTTGTCTCCTTTATTCTCTGGGCGAAGAGAAAAGTACAAAGGCTTGCTGACCGGCCCCGGCGGCATGCAGGATCTGATCAATAAAATTGAACTGCGCTTGAAAGAACTGGGCGTTCACATTCATACGAACAGCTCCGTGGACCTCAAGAATCTGCAAGGAGTCGTGATCATTGCGACTCCAGCCAACGTCGCTGCACAGCTTTTGGAAGACACCCATGCTGAACTCAGTGCGATTCTTACCAAAATCAGAATGTCCTCCTTGATGAGCTCCACTTTGTTCTTCAGCAAAGCTCAAGAGACCTATAAGGGTTTCGGTTGTTTAATCCCGAGAGGTTTTGGTATCAAAACCATGGGTATTTTAATGAACTCCTATATCTTTAAAGATCGCGACAAAACCTACAACGAAACTTGGATCATGGGCGGAGTCAAAGAAGAGCAACTTCTTGAAATGTCTGATGAGGCCATCTTGAAATTGATCGCCGAAGAGCGTTTTCAAGTCCTGGGTGCCAAACAGTCGTTGCTCGAATATCGCATCAACCGTTGGAACAAAGCGCTTCCTTATTATGATTTACATCTGGAAGAAGCTCAGAAAAAAATGGCGGACTTGAACTTGACTTTGGCAATCGAAGCTGATGCTAAGAAAATATTCCTTCACGGGAATTATTTAAGTGGCATTGGTCTGAGCAAAATTCTTGAACGCAGTGATTTATTGGCAGCAGAGATTGGACGACAGCATGGCTAA
- a CDS encoding response regulator transcription factor, which yields MRKILLVEDDLSLGETLTERLRKDYEVSWGKTLAEAWALFSKTKDYDLVLLDVGLPDGSGFELAAKIKQISPVLFLFLTAQADAESRLKGFELGAEEYIPKPFHLKELLIRVKHVLDAHAPVREIVLDECVINFSNMSVKKSSGQIEYPPVTDMKILQLLIDKSPRVLSRDEIMNEIWGVDKNPSVRTIDNIIVRLRQLLGDDGEKHIRSVRGVGYQWATEETP from the coding sequence ATGAGAAAGATCCTTCTGGTGGAAGATGACTTGTCTTTAGGTGAAACCCTCACAGAACGTCTTCGCAAAGACTATGAAGTGTCTTGGGGCAAAACTTTGGCGGAAGCCTGGGCTTTGTTTTCCAAAACCAAAGACTACGATCTTGTTCTTTTGGATGTTGGGCTTCCCGATGGCAGCGGCTTTGAATTGGCTGCTAAAATCAAACAGATCTCTCCGGTGCTTTTTTTGTTTTTGACGGCTCAAGCGGATGCGGAATCCCGCCTCAAAGGTTTTGAGCTGGGAGCGGAAGAATATATTCCCAAGCCTTTCCACTTAAAAGAGCTTTTGATTCGCGTGAAACACGTCCTGGATGCCCATGCTCCGGTTCGCGAAATCGTCTTGGACGAATGTGTGATTAATTTTTCAAATATGTCGGTCAAAAAATCATCGGGCCAAATCGAATACCCGCCGGTGACTGACATGAAGATCTTGCAGTTATTAATTGATAAATCTCCCCGAGTTCTTAGTCGTGATGAAATCATGAATGAGATTTGGGGCGTTGATAAAAACCCCAGTGTTCGCACCATCGACAATATTATTGTCCGCCTGAGACAGCTCTTAGGCGACGACGGAGAAAAGCATATCCGCTCCGTTCGCGGTGTGGGCTACCAATGGGCTACGGAGGAAACACCATGA
- a CDS encoding sensor histidine kinase, translating to MTKKFLKPNLKTALAIIWFAFTFSLVTWWWIFFLLRFRGDSSHRMFAWEGSILIAAVLIGGIALVIFSYRDQKRHQRLRFFFSTFSHDIKTSIARLRLQAEVLEEDLHGNNSPVMKRLIQDIQRLDLQLENSLLLANLEEGHLLREKVSLNNLFASLRNEFTDLSLEIEKEAFIQGDRRALLSIFRNLLQNSVIHGKASTVKIKVRALSNHRLELIVEDDGLGFKGSLAKLGSEILISTDSRGNGIGLLITKRLLGKMKGDIHFTSKENSGFQSIIQVEGSLI from the coding sequence ATGACGAAGAAGTTCCTTAAACCTAACTTGAAAACGGCCTTGGCGATCATCTGGTTCGCCTTTACGTTTTCATTGGTGACATGGTGGTGGATCTTCTTCCTGCTTCGTTTCCGCGGAGACTCTTCTCATCGCATGTTTGCCTGGGAAGGCTCCATCCTGATTGCGGCCGTACTTATTGGCGGCATTGCTTTGGTGATCTTCAGTTACCGCGATCAAAAACGTCATCAGCGCCTGCGCTTCTTCTTTTCGACTTTCAGCCACGACATCAAAACGTCGATCGCCCGCCTGCGTTTGCAAGCGGAAGTCTTGGAAGAAGACCTTCACGGGAACAACAGTCCTGTGATGAAGCGCCTGATCCAAGACATTCAGCGCTTGGACCTGCAGCTTGAGAATTCCCTTCTGCTTGCGAATCTTGAAGAAGGGCATCTCTTGCGCGAGAAAGTTTCATTGAATAATCTTTTCGCGTCTTTGCGTAATGAATTTACAGATTTGTCGTTGGAGATCGAAAAAGAAGCCTTTATTCAAGGCGACCGCAGAGCTTTACTCAGCATTTTCCGCAATCTTTTGCAAAACTCCGTGATTCACGGCAAAGCCAGCACAGTCAAAATTAAAGTCCGTGCCCTTTCAAATCATCGCCTGGAACTTATTGTTGAAGATGATGGTTTGGGTTTTAAGGGCAGCCTGGCCAAGTTAGGATCGGAAATTTTGATTTCCACGGATTCCCGCGGCAACGGCATTGGCCTTCTGATCACAAAACGTTTATTGGGTAAAATGAAGGGCGACATTCATTTTACATCTAAAGAGAACTCAGGCTTCCAATCTATTATCCAGGTGGAGGGCTCTCTGATATGA
- a CDS encoding glutamate-1-semialdehyde 2,1-aminomutase: MHKVTSEELFQRALKVTPGGVHSPVRSFKGLDRAPVFFKQAEGAFLTSVEDKRYIDFCQSFGPLILGHRDPEVAEEVHRMVDTAWTFGATEIYSLELAEWISTTLPFMEKLRFVSSGTEAVMSALRVARAATGRGKVLKFEGCYHGHVDNLLVKAGSGLAGAAASSSAGISAELAALTLVTPLDDEEKLAEVFQTHGKDISAVIIEPLPANYGLLVQRPEFLKKVAELCEKNGSLLIFDEVISGFRVGLGGMVEKTGIRPDLVTYGKIIGGGFPVGCYGGKAEYMNMVAPSGDVYQAGTLSANPIGMRAGLTTLKKMQRLDGWNVLEKRTARFAETLRAGFAKKGLPLKIEQTASLFWIHGNTTSTIRTIEAIPKDQSATFKKLFLKALDKGVYLAPNAYEVGFVSMAHSDELLAEAAQIIIDSAE; this comes from the coding sequence ATGCACAAAGTAACATCTGAAGAACTCTTCCAACGCGCTTTGAAAGTCACACCTGGTGGCGTTCACTCCCCTGTTCGATCATTTAAAGGCTTGGACAGAGCACCTGTTTTCTTCAAACAAGCTGAAGGCGCCTTCCTGACTTCTGTCGAAGACAAAAGATACATCGACTTCTGCCAAAGCTTCGGTCCATTGATTTTGGGTCACAGAGATCCCGAGGTGGCTGAGGAAGTTCATCGCATGGTCGACACAGCTTGGACCTTCGGGGCAACAGAGATTTATTCTTTGGAATTGGCAGAGTGGATTTCCACGACTCTTCCATTCATGGAAAAACTGCGCTTCGTATCTTCTGGTACTGAAGCTGTTATGAGTGCTTTGCGTGTGGCACGTGCTGCCACTGGCCGCGGTAAAGTATTGAAATTTGAAGGTTGCTACCACGGACACGTGGATAATCTTTTGGTAAAAGCTGGCAGCGGACTTGCCGGAGCGGCAGCTTCGTCTAGCGCCGGCATCTCTGCGGAATTGGCAGCTTTGACTTTGGTAACTCCGCTTGATGATGAAGAAAAATTGGCGGAAGTTTTCCAAACTCATGGAAAAGATATTTCTGCGGTCATCATTGAACCGCTTCCTGCGAACTATGGCTTGTTGGTGCAACGACCGGAGTTCTTGAAAAAAGTGGCTGAACTTTGCGAAAAGAATGGCAGCTTGTTGATCTTTGACGAAGTGATCTCTGGTTTCCGCGTGGGCCTTGGCGGCATGGTCGAGAAAACCGGCATTCGCCCTGACCTTGTGACTTATGGAAAAATTATCGGTGGCGGTTTCCCTGTGGGTTGCTACGGCGGTAAAGCAGAATACATGAACATGGTTGCACCAAGTGGGGATGTTTACCAAGCCGGCACTTTGAGTGCGAATCCTATCGGGATGCGTGCGGGTCTAACGACTCTTAAAAAAATGCAGCGTTTGGATGGCTGGAATGTCCTTGAAAAACGTACGGCGAGGTTCGCAGAAACTTTGCGTGCTGGTTTCGCAAAGAAAGGTCTTCCTTTGAAGATCGAGCAAACCGCCTCTTTGTTCTGGATCCATGGCAACACGACTTCAACTATTCGTACCATTGAAGCAATTCCTAAGGATCAAAGCGCGACCTTTAAGAAGTTATTCCTCAAGGCTTTGGATAAAGGTGTTTACCTGGCTCCCAATGCCTATGAAGTCGGCTTTGTCTCAATGGCTCACTCCGATGAACTTTTGGCAGAAGCTGCACAAATCATTATCGATTCCGCAGAGTAA
- a CDS encoding uroporphyrinogen decarboxylase family protein, which translates to MNELFKNALNRTPQKTPPIWFMRQAGRYHQHYQALRAKHSFMELCKQPELAAQVALGPVEEFDFDVSILFSDILFPLEALGMGLDYTDHGPQLGYRLSHETIGNLGDVNKAIEFMHFQKDAVIATRQVLPSNKSLIGFVGGLWTLFVYATEGSHAGSLIQSKKNIHLFPKFLEKMYPLIKENIRLQLEGGVEVVMIFDTAAGEVSPMFFQEWIQPVLTSLAKEYPGKIGYYSKGTQAVFFNKAFTELPWAGQGFDHRCYIPECFKIQNKGFVQGNFDQGLLFMDDADFKKALNNFLAPMKDMSIEQRAGWVCGLGHGVLPKTPEKNVKLFVETVREVLS; encoded by the coding sequence ATGAATGAACTTTTTAAAAACGCACTTAACAGAACACCACAAAAGACTCCTCCAATATGGTTTATGCGCCAAGCAGGTCGCTATCATCAGCATTATCAGGCTTTGCGCGCCAAGCATTCATTCATGGAGCTTTGTAAACAGCCGGAATTGGCGGCGCAAGTGGCGCTAGGTCCTGTGGAAGAATTTGATTTCGACGTTTCCATCTTGTTCAGCGATATTCTTTTCCCTCTGGAAGCTTTGGGCATGGGCTTGGACTACACAGACCACGGTCCTCAGTTGGGCTATAGATTGTCTCATGAAACCATTGGCAACTTAGGTGACGTCAATAAGGCGATCGAGTTCATGCACTTCCAAAAAGACGCGGTCATTGCGACACGCCAGGTTCTTCCATCTAACAAAAGCTTGATTGGCTTTGTCGGTGGCCTATGGACTTTGTTTGTCTATGCAACCGAAGGTTCCCACGCGGGATCTTTGATTCAATCTAAAAAGAACATCCATTTATTCCCTAAGTTCCTGGAGAAAATGTATCCATTGATCAAGGAAAACATCCGCTTGCAGCTTGAAGGTGGTGTTGAAGTGGTTATGATCTTCGACACGGCAGCGGGTGAAGTTTCTCCGATGTTCTTCCAAGAATGGATTCAGCCCGTTCTGACCAGCCTTGCGAAAGAATACCCAGGAAAAATCGGATACTACTCTAAAGGCACTCAAGCTGTATTCTTCAACAAGGCGTTCACGGAATTGCCATGGGCAGGACAAGGTTTCGATCACCGTTGCTACATCCCAGAATGCTTTAAGATTCAAAATAAAGGCTTCGTCCAAGGAAACTTCGACCAAGGTCTTCTATTTATGGACGACGCTGATTTCAAAAAAGCTTTGAACAATTTCCTGGCTCCAATGAAAGACATGAGCATTGAACAACGTGCTGGCTGGGTTTGCGGACTTGGTCATGGCGTCCTTCCGAAAACTCCTGAAAAGAATGTAAAATTGTTTGTAGAGACTGTGCGCGAGGTGTTGTCATGA